In one Prosthecochloris aestuarii DSM 271 genomic region, the following are encoded:
- the rpoB gene encoding DNA-directed RNA polymerase subunit beta: MKVADKTPRKCIAFSKIQSIVDPPDLLQVQLDSFNTFIQDSVPLEKRKDQGLEKVLRSAFPITDTRGLYLLEYISYSFDRPKYSVEECIERGLTYDVSLKVKLKLSYKDEPDETDWKETIQQEVYLGRIPYMTGRGTFIVNGAERVVVAQLHRSPGVVFSEAVHPNGKKMYSAKIVPTRGSWIEFQTDINNQIYVYIDQKKNFLVSALLRAIGFAKDEDILGLFDMVEEVPVKSNKKDYLIGKNLASDIIDMQTGEVVSARTAITEDILDQITAAGYKSVSIIRAADENGLDKSIITNTILNDSSATEEEALEIVYEELRANEAPDIDAARSFLERTFFNQKKYDLGDVGRYRINKKLGREQQEFMDYIGGNPELKQLSDAIYEKILLTIQSYSDEPVGEDIMVLTHYDIISVIYYLIKLVNGQAEVDDVDHLANRRVRTVGEQLAAQFVIGLARLGKNVREKLNSRDSDKIAPADLINARTVSSVVSSFFATSQLSQFMDQTNPLAEMTNKRRVSALGPGGLTRERAGFEVRDVHYTHYGRLCPIETPEGPNIGLISSLSVYAEINDKGFIQTPYRVVTKGVVTDEVLMLSAEDEENKITVPVNVPLDENRKIASETVQARTKGDYPVVTAEEVDYMDVSPVQIVSAAAALIPFLEHDDGNRALMGANMQRQAVPLLVADAPIVGTGMEAKVARDSRSVIVAEGPGVVESVTAESIRVRYDVEGQGDNHVVMLDPDEGVKTYTLIKFKRSNQDTCITQKPFVYEGQVLAKGDVIADGSSTESGELALGKNVLVAFMPWRGYNFEDAIVLSERLVYDDVLTSIHIHEFEANVRDTKRGEEQFTRDIYNVSEDALRNLDENGIIRIGAEVKERDILVGKITPKGESDPTPEEKLLRAIFGDKSSDVKDASMHVPAGMKGIVIKTKLFSRKKKVGMDVKERSEAIEKLFERKEMDLRSRFSKWLKKLLEGKVSTGVFNDKGKAIIPPGSLYDAGLLSKFSGLGFLETVDLSKGFIEDTKVNANVVQLIKEYRLMLKDHADERDNEKYKLNVGDELPPGIEELAKVYIAQKRKIQVGDKMAGRHGNKGVVGKILPIEDMPFMADGTPVDIVLNPLGVPSRMNIGQLYETSLGWAGKSLGVNFKTPIFDGATYEEVQEQLSKAGLPSHGKVRLYDGRTGEAFDDEVTVGYIYMLKLSHLVDDKIHARSTGPYSLITQQPLGGKAQFGGQRFGEMEVWALEAYGAANILREMLTVKSDDVIGRNKTYEAIVKGQNLPNPGTPESFNVLVRELQGLGLEIRIDDKVP; the protein is encoded by the coding sequence GTGAAAGTGGCTGATAAAACACCAAGGAAGTGTATTGCCTTTTCCAAAATCCAGAGTATTGTAGATCCTCCCGATTTATTACAAGTTCAGTTAGATTCCTTCAATACCTTTATACAAGATAGCGTGCCCCTTGAGAAACGCAAAGATCAGGGGCTGGAAAAAGTGCTGCGAAGTGCTTTTCCAATAACTGACACAAGGGGACTTTATTTACTTGAATATATTTCATACTCCTTTGACAGACCGAAATATTCGGTTGAGGAGTGCATAGAGAGAGGTTTGACCTATGATGTTTCGCTCAAGGTCAAACTCAAACTTTCCTACAAGGACGAGCCTGATGAAACCGACTGGAAGGAAACCATCCAGCAGGAGGTCTATCTCGGCAGAATTCCTTACATGACCGGACGGGGCACGTTTATCGTCAACGGTGCTGAACGCGTTGTTGTCGCTCAGCTGCACCGCTCTCCAGGCGTTGTCTTCAGTGAGGCCGTTCATCCAAACGGCAAGAAGATGTATTCTGCTAAAATTGTGCCGACACGAGGCTCGTGGATCGAGTTTCAGACCGACATCAACAATCAGATATATGTCTATATCGACCAGAAAAAGAACTTTCTGGTCAGCGCTCTGTTACGCGCTATCGGGTTTGCCAAGGATGAGGATATCCTCGGACTGTTCGATATGGTTGAAGAGGTGCCGGTCAAGAGCAACAAAAAAGATTACCTCATTGGTAAAAACCTTGCGTCTGATATCATCGATATGCAAACTGGTGAGGTTGTCAGCGCCAGGACCGCTATTACCGAGGATATTCTTGATCAGATTACCGCAGCCGGCTACAAGAGTGTCAGTATTATCCGTGCTGCCGATGAAAACGGTCTCGACAAGTCGATCATCACCAACACGATCCTCAACGACAGTTCAGCGACAGAGGAAGAGGCGCTCGAAATTGTTTACGAGGAACTGCGTGCCAACGAGGCGCCCGATATCGATGCTGCAAGAAGCTTCCTTGAAAGGACGTTTTTCAATCAGAAAAAATATGATCTCGGCGATGTAGGCCGTTACCGTATTAATAAGAAGCTCGGTCGTGAACAGCAGGAGTTCATGGATTATATCGGAGGAAACCCTGAACTCAAGCAGCTTTCCGATGCCATTTACGAGAAGATTCTCCTGACCATCCAGTCCTATTCCGACGAGCCGGTAGGCGAAGATATTATGGTGCTGACGCATTATGATATCATCTCGGTCATCTACTACCTCATCAAGCTCGTCAATGGACAGGCAGAGGTCGATGACGTCGATCATCTGGCCAACAGGAGGGTTCGTACTGTAGGCGAACAGCTTGCAGCACAGTTTGTGATCGGCCTTGCCCGCCTTGGCAAAAATGTTCGTGAAAAACTCAATTCGAGGGATTCCGACAAGATTGCTCCTGCAGATCTGATCAATGCGAGAACCGTTTCAAGCGTCGTTTCGAGCTTTTTCGCTACGAGCCAGCTTTCCCAGTTTATGGATCAGACCAACCCTCTCGCGGAGATGACCAACAAACGCAGGGTTTCTGCGCTTGGTCCCGGCGGTCTTACCCGTGAGCGCGCAGGCTTTGAAGTTCGTGACGTTCACTACACGCATTACGGACGTCTCTGTCCTATCGAAACGCCTGAAGGTCCCAATATCGGTCTTATCTCTTCTTTGTCTGTGTACGCCGAAATCAACGATAAAGGATTTATCCAGACTCCTTACCGTGTTGTAACAAAGGGCGTTGTCACCGACGAGGTGCTGATGCTTTCGGCAGAGGACGAAGAGAACAAGATTACTGTACCGGTTAATGTTCCTCTTGATGAAAATCGTAAAATCGCCAGCGAGACAGTTCAGGCAAGGACCAAAGGTGACTATCCTGTGGTGACAGCTGAAGAGGTTGACTACATGGATGTTTCTCCGGTTCAGATTGTCAGTGCTGCCGCTGCCCTTATCCCGTTTCTCGAACACGATGACGGTAATCGTGCGCTTATGGGCGCAAACATGCAGCGCCAGGCCGTTCCGCTTCTTGTTGCAGATGCCCCGATCGTCGGAACAGGTATGGAGGCGAAGGTCGCGCGGGATTCCCGTTCTGTTATAGTCGCCGAAGGGCCCGGGGTTGTCGAATCGGTAACAGCCGAGAGTATCAGGGTTCGTTATGATGTCGAAGGGCAGGGCGACAACCATGTTGTCATGCTTGATCCGGATGAAGGGGTGAAAACCTATACGCTGATCAAGTTCAAACGTTCGAACCAGGACACCTGCATTACGCAGAAGCCTTTTGTCTATGAAGGCCAGGTTCTTGCCAAAGGGGACGTGATCGCTGACGGGTCATCGACTGAAAGCGGTGAACTTGCTCTTGGTAAAAACGTCCTGGTAGCCTTTATGCCATGGAGAGGTTACAACTTTGAGGATGCTATCGTTCTGAGTGAGCGTCTTGTCTATGACGATGTGTTGACCTCGATTCATATCCACGAGTTTGAAGCAAACGTCCGCGATACCAAACGCGGTGAAGAACAGTTTACTCGTGACATCTACAATGTCAGTGAAGATGCGCTGAGAAATCTTGATGAAAACGGTATCATCCGCATCGGCGCAGAGGTGAAAGAGCGTGATATTCTTGTTGGAAAGATCACTCCGAAGGGGGAGAGCGATCCGACACCGGAAGAAAAACTGCTGCGAGCTATTTTCGGCGATAAATCCAGCGACGTCAAGGATGCTTCGATGCACGTTCCTGCAGGCATGAAAGGTATTGTCATCAAGACAAAACTTTTCAGCCGCAAGAAAAAGGTCGGTATGGACGTCAAAGAACGCAGCGAGGCAATTGAAAAGCTGTTTGAACGTAAAGAAATGGATTTGCGTTCACGATTCAGCAAATGGCTTAAAAAGCTGCTTGAAGGAAAGGTCTCTACCGGTGTTTTCAATGACAAAGGCAAGGCTATTATACCTCCAGGATCGCTCTACGATGCCGGATTGCTGAGCAAATTCAGCGGTCTTGGATTCCTTGAGACGGTCGATTTGTCGAAAGGCTTTATCGAAGACACGAAAGTTAATGCCAACGTTGTCCAGCTTATTAAAGAGTATCGTTTAATGCTCAAGGACCATGCCGACGAGCGAGACAACGAGAAGTATAAGCTCAATGTCGGAGATGAACTTCCTCCTGGAATCGAGGAACTGGCCAAGGTCTATATCGCACAGAAGCGCAAGATCCAGGTCGGTGACAAGATGGCAGGTCGCCACGGTAACAAGGGTGTTGTCGGCAAGATTCTCCCTATTGAGGATATGCCGTTCATGGCTGACGGTACCCCGGTTGATATCGTTCTCAATCCGCTCGGCGTTCCGAGTCGTATGAATATCGGTCAGCTTTACGAGACGTCACTCGGCTGGGCGGGCAAATCACTTGGTGTCAATTTCAAGACACCTATTTTCGACGGTGCAACGTATGAAGAAGTTCAGGAGCAGCTCTCAAAAGCCGGTCTGCCTTCTCATGGAAAGGTCAGGCTCTACGACGGAAGAACCGGCGAGGCGTTTGATGACGAAGTTACCGTTGGTTACATCTATATGCTGAAGCTGAGTCATCTTGTCGATGATAAAATCCATGCCCGTTCAACCGGACCATACTCGCTCATTACCCAGCAGCCGCTTGGTGGTAAGGCGCAGTTTGGCGGTCAGCGGTTTGGTGAGATGGAGGTATGGGCTCTTGAGGCATATGGTGCAGCCAATATTCTCAGAGAGATGCTGACAGTCAAATCAGATGACGTTATCGGCCGTAACAAGACCTATGAAGCTATTGTTAAAGGCCAGAACCTTCCCAATCCGGGTACTCCCGAGTCGTTCAACGTTCTGGTTCGCGAGCTCCAGGGGTTGGGCCTTGAGATACGTATCGACGACAAAGTGCCTTAG
- the rpoC gene encoding DNA-directed RNA polymerase subunit beta': MIFSQGSSPFKGDFSKIKFSIASPESVLAHSRGEVLKPETINYRTFKPERDGLMCEKIFGPTKDWECYCGKYKRVRYKGIICDRCGVEVTMKSVRRERMGHISLAVPVVHTWFFRSVPSKIGALLDLSTKELERIIYYEVYVVINPGDPGEKQGIKKLDRLTEEQYFQIITEYEDNQDLDDDDPAKFVAKMGGEAIHTLLKGLNLDESAVGLRKVLKESGSEQKRADALKRLKVVEAFRKSYEPQKKTRKKPGGLFPEDEMPEPYIFEGNKPEYMVMEVIPVIPPELRPLVPLEGGRFATSDLNDLYRRVIIRNNRLKKLIDIRAPEVILRNEKRMLQEAVDALFDNSRKANAVKTGESNRPLKSLSDALKGKQGRFRQNLLGKRVDYSGRSVIVVGPELKLHECGLPKSMAIELFQPFVIRRLVERGIAKSVKSAKKLIDKKDPIVWDVLEKVIDGRPVLLNRAPTLHRLGIQAFQPTLIEGKAIQIHPLVCTAFNADFDGDQMAVHVPLSQEAQLEASLLMLSSHNLILPQSGKPVTVPSQDMVLGMYYLTKSRIGENGQGNIFYSNEEVLIAHNEERLGLHALVFIKYDGHVEQKFDPVRLLDIISDDESEKKAWLKKEIEAKRLLVTTVGRVIFNQYVPEKIGFVNKVIDKKGAKELISKICSEVGNVQAAEFLDNIKQVGYHYAMKGGLSIGLADAIIPEAKIQLIKKATKESNKILREYNRGTLTENERYNQIVDVWQKVTNLVAEESYQKLRKDRVGFNPLFMMLDSGARGSREQVRQLTGMRGLIARPQKSMSGQPGEIIENPIISNLKEGLTVLEYFVSTHGARKGLSDTSLKTADAGYLTRRLHDVAQDVIVTIDDCGTTRGLHVERSIEEETGGQIKFSDKIRGRVASRDIWDTLKDEIVVPAGGIITEDIADAIQANIGVLEADIRSVLTCEAKQGICSKCYGTNLAVHKIVEIGEAVGVIAAQSIGEPGTQLTLRTFHQGGTAQGGIAETETKAVYEGQVEFENIRTVEQETINEDGMPEVRILVIQKNGRINIVDPDSGKVLKRHDVPHGASLHRSVGDLVKKEDVLFSSEPNSTQIIAELEGYVKFADIEKGVTYKEEVDPQTGYVQHVIINWRSKLRASETREPRIMIVSESGEILKTYPVPIKSNLFVEDNKKVSIGDILAKVPRNLDRVGGDITAGLPKVTELFEARIPSDPAIVSEIDGYVGFGSQRRSSKEIKVKNEFGEEKTYYVQVGKHVLANEGDEVTAGEPLTDGAISPQDILRIQGPNAVQQYLVNEIQKVYQINAGVEISDKHLEVIVRQMLQKVRVEEPGDTELLPGDLIDRTVFIEANTAIAEKVRVIDKGDAPARIQEDQLYKLKEITKLNRELRKNSKSLIVVEPAIQATSHPVLLGITSAALQTESVISAASFQETTKVLTDAAVAGKIDNLLGLKENVIVGKLIPAGTGLKAYRKLELNKVYPEAAEIAVPEVDEAAPASSDDDAAE; the protein is encoded by the coding sequence ATGATTTTTTCACAGGGATCATCGCCTTTCAAAGGTGATTTTTCAAAGATAAAATTCAGCATCGCTTCGCCAGAAAGCGTTCTTGCTCATTCACGCGGAGAGGTGCTGAAGCCTGAGACGATAAACTACCGTACATTCAAGCCCGAACGTGACGGCCTGATGTGTGAGAAGATTTTCGGTCCTACCAAGGACTGGGAATGCTACTGTGGTAAATATAAAAGGGTGCGTTACAAAGGTATTATCTGTGACAGATGCGGTGTTGAAGTGACCATGAAAAGTGTACGCCGCGAACGAATGGGGCATATTTCGCTTGCTGTTCCGGTTGTGCATACATGGTTTTTCCGTTCGGTTCCCAGCAAGATCGGTGCTTTGCTCGATCTTTCGACAAAGGAGCTTGAACGTATTATTTATTATGAGGTCTATGTCGTTATCAATCCTGGTGATCCGGGAGAAAAACAGGGGATCAAGAAGCTTGACCGACTGACTGAGGAACAGTATTTCCAGATCATTACCGAATACGAGGACAATCAGGACCTCGATGACGATGATCCGGCCAAGTTTGTCGCCAAAATGGGCGGTGAAGCTATTCATACCCTTCTCAAGGGTCTCAACCTCGACGAGTCGGCAGTCGGGCTGCGCAAGGTGCTCAAGGAGAGCGGTTCAGAGCAGAAAAGGGCAGATGCGCTCAAACGCCTCAAAGTGGTCGAAGCTTTCAGAAAGAGCTACGAACCGCAGAAGAAAACCCGGAAGAAACCTGGCGGGCTTTTCCCTGAGGACGAGATGCCCGAGCCCTATATTTTCGAGGGTAACAAGCCGGAATATATGGTGATGGAAGTTATTCCCGTCATTCCCCCGGAACTTCGCCCGCTGGTTCCGCTGGAAGGCGGTCGATTTGCGACATCTGATCTCAATGATCTGTATCGCAGAGTCATTATCCGTAACAATCGTCTTAAAAAGCTTATTGATATTCGTGCTCCTGAAGTTATCCTGCGCAACGAAAAAAGAATGCTGCAGGAAGCCGTCGATGCACTCTTTGATAACTCCCGCAAGGCCAATGCCGTCAAAACCGGGGAGTCGAACAGACCTCTGAAGTCGCTTTCAGATGCATTGAAAGGTAAACAGGGCCGTTTCCGTCAGAATCTTCTTGGTAAGAGGGTTGACTACTCCGGCCGTTCCGTTATCGTTGTCGGCCCTGAGCTCAAGCTGCACGAGTGCGGTCTTCCTAAAAGTATGGCAATCGAACTTTTCCAGCCCTTTGTCATTCGACGCCTGGTTGAGAGAGGTATTGCCAAATCGGTGAAGTCTGCCAAGAAACTGATTGACAAGAAGGATCCTATAGTGTGGGATGTTCTTGAAAAGGTTATTGATGGTCGTCCGGTTCTCCTCAACCGTGCACCGACGCTTCATCGTCTTGGTATCCAGGCGTTTCAACCGACCTTGATCGAAGGAAAAGCAATCCAGATCCATCCGCTGGTCTGTACGGCATTCAACGCTGACTTCGATGGTGATCAGATGGCTGTGCATGTTCCGCTTTCTCAGGAAGCGCAGCTTGAGGCATCGCTTCTGATGCTTTCATCGCATAACCTTATTCTGCCACAGTCGGGTAAGCCTGTTACTGTTCCTTCTCAGGACATGGTCCTGGGTATGTACTACCTGACCAAATCAAGGATTGGCGAAAATGGTCAGGGCAACATTTTCTACAGCAATGAAGAGGTCCTGATCGCTCATAATGAAGAGCGTCTGGGTCTTCATGCCCTGGTGTTCATCAAATACGATGGCCATGTGGAACAGAAGTTCGATCCGGTCAGGTTGCTTGATATTATTTCAGATGATGAGTCTGAAAAGAAAGCGTGGCTGAAAAAAGAGATCGAGGCGAAAAGGCTCTTGGTGACTACCGTCGGTCGTGTCATTTTCAACCAGTACGTGCCAGAGAAAATCGGCTTCGTCAACAAGGTGATCGACAAGAAAGGCGCCAAGGAACTTATTTCGAAGATATGCAGCGAGGTCGGTAATGTTCAGGCTGCAGAGTTTCTTGACAACATCAAGCAGGTCGGTTATCATTACGCCATGAAAGGCGGACTGTCCATTGGACTTGCCGACGCCATCATTCCTGAGGCCAAGATTCAGCTGATCAAGAAAGCCACAAAAGAGAGTAACAAGATTCTCCGCGAGTACAACAGGGGTACCTTGACGGAAAACGAACGCTATAACCAGATTGTCGATGTCTGGCAGAAGGTGACGAACCTTGTGGCTGAGGAGTCTTACCAGAAGCTTCGCAAAGATCGTGTCGGATTCAACCCGCTCTTCATGATGCTTGATTCCGGTGCCCGAGGCTCGCGTGAACAGGTTCGTCAGCTTACCGGTATGCGCGGTCTTATTGCCAGGCCTCAGAAATCCATGTCCGGTCAGCCGGGCGAGATTATCGAGAACCCGATTATTTCTAACCTCAAGGAGGGGCTGACAGTTCTTGAATATTTTGTTTCGACGCATGGTGCCCGTAAAGGTCTTTCCGATACGTCGCTCAAGACGGCTGATGCAGGGTACCTGACAAGAAGACTTCACGATGTCGCTCAGGATGTGATCGTCACTATTGACGACTGCGGCACCACTCGCGGTCTGCACGTTGAGCGCAGCATCGAGGAAGAGACCGGCGGTCAGATCAAGTTCAGCGACAAGATTCGTGGCAGGGTTGCCTCCAGGGATATCTGGGATACCCTCAAGGATGAAATTGTCGTTCCTGCAGGAGGTATCATCACTGAAGATATTGCTGATGCAATCCAGGCCAACATCGGTGTCCTCGAGGCTGATATCCGTTCGGTATTGACCTGTGAGGCAAAACAGGGAATTTGCTCCAAATGTTACGGGACCAACCTTGCCGTTCATAAAATCGTCGAGATCGGCGAAGCTGTCGGTGTTATCGCCGCGCAGTCAATCGGTGAGCCAGGTACTCAGCTGACGCTTCGTACCTTCCATCAGGGCGGAACGGCTCAGGGGGGTATTGCTGAAACGGAGACGAAAGCAGTCTACGAAGGCCAGGTTGAGTTTGAAAATATTCGCACCGTCGAGCAGGAGACCATCAATGAAGATGGTATGCCGGAAGTACGTATCCTGGTAATCCAGAAAAACGGAAGGATCAATATTGTCGATCCGGATTCCGGTAAGGTGCTTAAACGTCACGACGTTCCTCACGGTGCCAGTCTGCATCGCAGCGTAGGCGACCTTGTCAAGAAAGAGGACGTGCTCTTCAGCAGCGAACCCAACAGTACACAGATTATTGCGGAGCTGGAAGGTTACGTGAAGTTTGCCGATATCGAGAAAGGCGTCACCTACAAAGAAGAGGTCGATCCTCAGACCGGTTACGTCCAGCATGTCATTATCAACTGGCGATCCAAGCTTCGCGCTTCTGAAACCCGTGAACCGAGGATCATGATTGTCAGCGAAAGCGGTGAAATCCTCAAAACCTATCCGGTCCCGATCAAGTCGAACCTCTTTGTCGAGGACAACAAGAAGGTGAGCATCGGTGATATTCTGGCTAAAGTGCCGAGGAACCTCGATCGTGTCGGTGGTGATATTACCGCCGGTCTGCCGAAGGTTACCGAGCTCTTCGAAGCAAGAATCCCGTCCGATCCGGCTATTGTTTCCGAGATTGATGGTTATGTCGGATTTGGGTCGCAGCGTAGAAGCAGCAAGGAGATCAAGGTTAAAAACGAGTTCGGTGAAGAGAAAACCTATTATGTCCAGGTTGGTAAGCATGTATTGGCCAACGAGGGCGATGAAGTCACGGCAGGTGAGCCATTGACTGACGGTGCTATTTCTCCGCAGGATATTCTTCGTATTCAGGGCCCTAACGCCGTTCAGCAGTATCTGGTCAATGAAATCCAGAAAGTCTACCAGATCAATGCCGGTGTCGAGATCAGTGACAAGCATCTTGAGGTGATCGTGCGTCAGATGCTTCAGAAAGTCAGGGTCGAAGAGCCGGGCGATACCGAGCTTCTACCCGGGGATCTGATTGACAGGACAGTCTTTATTGAAGCCAATACGGCGATTGCTGAAAAAGTCAGAGTTATCGACAAGGGCGACGCTCCGGCCAGAATCCAGGAAGACCAGCTCTACAAGCTGAAAGAGATTACCAAGCTCAATCGCGAACTGCGCAAGAACAGTAAGAGCCTGATCGTTGTCGAACCGGCTATACAGGCGACTTCTCATCCTGTTCTGCTCGGTATCACGAGCGCGGCGCTGCAGACTGAAAGCGTGATTTCGGCGGCCTCTTTCCAGGAGACGACGAAGGTGCTGACTGATGCTGCCGTGGCTGGTAAGATCGACAATCTTCTCGGTCTTAAGGAAAACGTTATCGTCGGTAAGCTTATTCCTGCCGGTACAGGTCTTAAAGCCTATCGTAAACTTGAACTCAATAAGGTTTACCCGGAGGCAGCAGAAATCGCTGTGCCCGAGGTCGATGAAGCCGCACCGGCTTCATCGGATGATGACGCTGCTGAGTAA
- the accC gene encoding acetyl-CoA carboxylase biotin carboxylase subunit, whose protein sequence is MFKKILIANRGEIALRIMQTCRELGISTVAIYSTADKNSLHVKYADEAVCIGPPLGKESYLNIPRIMAAAEITNADAIHPGYGFLAENADFAEVCNASGIKFIGPTAEMIRKMGDKNSAKETMIAAGVPVIPGSDGLVRDTAHALKTAEKIGYPVIIKPTAGGGGKGMRVVNEPEKIQKALLTSQNEAQQAFGNSGVYIEKFVESPRHVEIQILADQHGNTMHLGERDCTIQRRHQKLIEETPSPVVDEALRNEMGNAAVAAASAINYEGAGTIEFLLDSDRKFYFMEMNTRIQVEHPVTEERYDVDLVKEQILVASGESIADRKYRPKGHSIECRINAEDPEHGFRPSPGELQVFHTPGGYGVRVDSHGYASYKIPSNYDSMVAKLIVTAHSREEAIARMLRALDEFIVVGIKTTIPFHKQLLQTEEFRSGNYDTHFLETFTFKKT, encoded by the coding sequence TTGTTCAAGAAAATACTAATTGCAAATCGCGGTGAAATTGCTTTGCGCATCATGCAGACCTGCCGTGAACTGGGAATCAGTACGGTCGCCATCTACTCGACTGCCGATAAAAATTCCCTTCATGTCAAGTATGCCGACGAAGCCGTCTGCATCGGCCCGCCCCTCGGAAAAGAAAGCTACCTGAACATCCCGCGGATCATGGCCGCTGCAGAGATCACCAATGCTGACGCGATTCATCCCGGCTATGGATTCCTTGCTGAAAATGCTGATTTCGCAGAAGTGTGCAATGCCTCGGGAATTAAATTTATCGGTCCGACCGCAGAGATGATCCGCAAAATGGGCGATAAAAACAGTGCCAAGGAAACCATGATCGCTGCTGGCGTCCCTGTCATTCCCGGAAGTGACGGGTTGGTAAGGGATACAGCCCATGCACTCAAAACTGCTGAAAAAATAGGCTACCCTGTAATCATTAAGCCAACGGCAGGAGGCGGTGGAAAAGGAATGCGGGTGGTAAACGAACCGGAAAAAATCCAAAAAGCTCTCCTTACCTCCCAGAACGAAGCCCAACAGGCTTTCGGTAACAGCGGAGTCTATATTGAAAAGTTCGTAGAAAGTCCGCGCCATGTTGAAATACAGATCCTCGCCGACCAGCATGGCAATACGATGCATCTGGGTGAAAGAGACTGTACCATTCAACGTCGTCATCAGAAACTCATCGAAGAGACTCCCTCACCGGTTGTCGACGAAGCGCTCCGCAATGAGATGGGCAATGCCGCTGTTGCCGCTGCAAGCGCTATCAATTATGAAGGCGCTGGAACCATAGAATTTCTGCTCGACAGCGACCGCAAATTCTACTTCATGGAAATGAATACCCGTATACAGGTTGAACATCCTGTAACGGAGGAACGCTATGATGTCGATCTGGTCAAGGAACAGATTCTTGTCGCTTCCGGCGAGTCCATTGCCGATAGGAAATACCGGCCGAAAGGACATTCAATTGAATGCAGAATCAATGCCGAGGATCCGGAACACGGATTCAGACCAAGTCCCGGTGAACTCCAGGTGTTTCATACGCCCGGCGGTTATGGTGTCCGTGTCGACTCTCACGGCTACGCAAGCTACAAGATCCCGTCGAATTACGACTCCATGGTAGCCAAGCTTATTGTCACGGCCCATTCAAGAGAAGAGGCTATAGCAAGAATGCTCAGGGCCCTGGATGAATTCATCGTTGTCGGGATAAAAACCACCATTCCTTTTCATAAGCAGCTCTTGCAGACTGAAGAGTTCAGAAGCGGGAACTACGACACCCACTTTCTGGAAACCTTTACCTTCAAAAAAACTTAG
- the accB gene encoding acetyl-CoA carboxylase biotin carboxyl carrier protein produces the protein MNLKEIEQLIDIINKSDIGEATIEEGDFKITLKRTSQMAAMPQAQTSFPVIAPPSAPAAPSQQSAPAPEPDNPAKENLIEIRSPIVGTFYRSPSPESDVFVSKNDHIQSGDVLCIVEAMKLMNEIEAELSGTIIDILVENGQPVEYDQVLFLVKP, from the coding sequence ATGAACCTGAAAGAAATTGAGCAGCTGATCGATATTATCAATAAGTCGGACATCGGCGAAGCAACAATTGAGGAAGGGGATTTCAAAATAACTCTCAAACGCACATCCCAGATGGCTGCCATGCCTCAAGCGCAGACATCTTTTCCCGTCATCGCGCCGCCTTCCGCTCCGGCTGCACCGTCTCAACAGTCAGCACCAGCTCCTGAGCCGGATAACCCTGCAAAGGAAAACCTGATTGAAATCCGCTCACCGATTGTCGGAACCTTTTACCGCTCACCCTCCCCGGAATCTGATGTTTTTGTCAGTAAAAACGATCACATTCAATCAGGCGATGTCCTCTGTATCGTAGAAGCAATGAAGCTGATGAATGAAATCGAGGCAGAACTATCAGGAACGATCATCGATATTCTTGTCGAAAACGGCCAGCCAGTCGAGTACGATCAGGTGCTGTTCCTCGTTAAGCCTTAA
- the efp gene encoding elongation factor P: protein MTSISNISKGSIIRFRNEPHIIESLVHRTPGNLRAFYQAGMKNLKTGRNVEYRFSANESVDLIVTERKQYQYLYRDAEDFVMMDTSTFDQINVAAEIIGLPARFLKEGDLVDIVFADDGSILEAELPTFVELEVTETNPATKDDRATSGSKPAILETGAEVNVPMFIQTESIIRVDTRTGEYMERVKK, encoded by the coding sequence ATGACGTCTATCAGTAACATTTCCAAAGGCTCGATCATCCGCTTCAGAAATGAGCCTCATATTATCGAAAGTCTTGTACATCGAACCCCGGGGAATCTCCGGGCATTCTATCAGGCCGGAATGAAAAACCTCAAGACAGGGCGTAATGTCGAGTATCGGTTCAGTGCCAACGAATCGGTAGATCTTATCGTCACCGAACGAAAACAGTATCAGTACCTCTATCGCGACGCAGAGGATTTCGTCATGATGGATACCTCAACATTCGATCAGATCAATGTCGCTGCGGAAATCATCGGACTACCGGCCCGCTTTCTCAAAGAAGGTGATCTGGTAGACATCGTCTTTGCCGACGACGGATCGATTCTTGAAGCAGAGCTCCCGACGTTTGTCGAACTCGAAGTCACGGAAACCAATCCGGCCACCAAGGACGACAGGGCCACAAGCGGCTCAAAACCAGCAATACTGGAAACCGGAGCAGAGGTCAACGTACCGATGTTTATCCAGACTGAAAGTATTATCCGTGTCGATACCCGCACCGGAGAATATATGGAAAGAGTCAAAAAGTAA